The following coding sequences lie in one Pseudorca crassidens isolate mPseCra1 chromosome 2, mPseCra1.hap1, whole genome shotgun sequence genomic window:
- the SERPINC1 gene encoding antithrombin-III yields MLSNGIGTVAAGKRSVCLLSLLLIGLWSCVTCHWSPGEDICTAKPRDIPMNPMCIYRAPEKKATEGEGSEQKIPGATNRRVWELSKANSHFAATFYQHLADKKNDKDNIFLSPLSISTAFAMTKLGACDNTLKQLMEVFKFDTISEKTSDQIHFFFAKLNCRLYRKANKSSELVSANRLFGDKSLTFNETYQDISEMVYGAKLQPLDFKGNAEQSRVTINQWISNKTDGRITDVIPPEAINEFTVLVLVNTIYFKGLWKSKFSPENTRKELFYKADGESCSVFMMYQEGKFRYRRVAEGTQVLELPFKGDDITMVLILPKLEKSLTKVEQELTPEVLQEWLDELTETLLVVHMPRFRIEDRFSVKERLQDMGLEDLFSPEKSKLPGIVAEGPRDLYVSDAFHKAFLEVNEEGSEAAASTVIGIAGRSLNPSRVTFKANRPFLVLIREVALNTIIFMGRVANPCVN; encoded by the exons ATGCTTTCCAATGGGATAGGAACTGTAGCTGCTGGAAAAAG GAGTGTATGTCTTCTCTCCTTGCTGCTTATTGGCCTTTGGAGCTGTGTGACCTGTCATTGGAGCCCTGGGGAGGACATCTGCACAGCCAAGCCTCGGGACATTCCCATGAATCCCATGTGTATTTACCGTGCCCCAGAGAAGAAAGCAACCGAGGGCGAGGGCTCAGAGCAGAAGATCCCCGGGGCCACCAACCGGCGGGTTTGGGAACTGTCCAAGGCCAATTCCCACTTTGCCGCCACCTTCTATCAGCATCTGGCAGACAAGAAGAATGACAAGGACAACATTTTCCTGTCACCTCTGAGTATCTCCACAGCTTTTGCTATGACCAAGCTGGGTGCCTGTGACAACACCCTCAAGCAGCTGATGGAG GTTTTTAAGTTTGATACCATCTCTGAGAAGACATCTGATCAGATCCACTTTTTCTTTGCCAAACTGAACTGCCGACTCTATCGAAAAGCCAATAAATCCTCTGAGTTGGTATCAGCCAACCGTCTTTTTGGAGACAAATCCCTTACCTTCAATGAGACCTACCAGGACATCAGTGAGATGGTGTATGGAGCCAAGCTCCAGCCCCTGGACTTCAAG GGAAATGCAGAGCAGTCCAGAGTGACCATCAACCAATGGATATCCAACAAGACTGATGGGCGTATCACTGATGTCATTCCCCCAGAAGCCATCAATGAGTTCACTGTCTTGGTGCTGGTCAACACCATTTACTTCAAG GGCCTGTGGAAGTCAAAGTTCAGCCCTGAGAACACAAGGAAGGAACTTTTCTACAAGGCCGATGGGGAGTCGTGTTCGGTATTCATGATGTACCAGGAAGGCAAGTTCCGCTATCGGCGCGTGGCAGAGGGCACCCAGGTGCTTGAGTTGCCCTTCAAGGGTGATGACATCACCATGGTGCTCATCCTGCCCAAGCTTGAGAAGAGCCTGACCAAGGTGGAACAGGAACTCACCCCAGAGGTGCTGCAGGAGTGGCTAGATGAGCTGACAGAGACACTGCTTGTGGTCCACATGCCCCGCTTCCGCATTGAGGACCGCTTCAGCGTGAAAGAGCGGCTGCAAGACATGGGCCTTGAGGACCTCTTCAGCCCTGAGAAGTCCAAGCTCCCAG GTATTGTTGCAGAAGGCCCGAGGGACCTCTATGTCTCAGATGCATTCCACAAGGCATTTCTTGAG GTAAACGAGGAAGGCAGTGAAGCAGCAGCAAGTACCGTCATTGGCATTGCTGGCCGTTCGCTGAACCCCAGCAGAGTGACCTTCAAGGCCAACAGGCCCTTCCTGGTTCTTATCAGGGAAGTTGCTCTGAACACTATTATCTTCATGGGCAGAGTAGCCAACCCTTGTGTTAACTAA